Proteins encoded together in one Methanobacterium bryantii window:
- a CDS encoding DUF116 domain-containing protein — translation MSIYEFYTIFGQIVFIAGIFILSLLSVALILGRILIKQERLIFPKLLLFTIDVFYGLFKKFAGNVGLDEKIVDQMGVEVRNKVNEKAFNDVDNKDKILVLPHCLRSPRCEAKLDSTGLHCTDCNRCVIGVLKNKAENEGYDVFIIPGSTFLKKIAQNHEFKGVLGVACHQDLNLAMMNLSHVPCQGVPLLKDGCVCTKVDIRAVLDKIGIETPQNMVLPNKSASCVVERPKRKIL, via the coding sequence ATGTCAATTTACGAATTTTACACCATTTTTGGACAGATAGTGTTTATTGCAGGTATTTTTATTTTAAGTCTGCTATCGGTAGCACTTATCCTTGGACGGATTCTTATAAAGCAGGAACGCCTTATTTTTCCTAAGCTGCTTCTGTTTACAATAGACGTGTTTTATGGCTTATTTAAAAAGTTCGCAGGAAATGTTGGTTTAGATGAAAAAATTGTGGATCAAATGGGTGTTGAAGTAAGAAATAAAGTTAATGAAAAGGCTTTTAATGATGTAGATAACAAAGATAAGATTTTAGTACTTCCCCATTGTTTAAGAAGTCCAAGATGTGAGGCCAAACTGGACTCTACCGGCCTTCACTGCACTGACTGTAATCGATGCGTGATAGGTGTTTTAAAAAATAAAGCGGAAAATGAAGGATACGATGTGTTTATAATACCTGGATCAACCTTTTTGAAGAAGATTGCTCAAAACCATGAATTTAAGGGCGTTTTAGGTGTTGCATGTCATCAAGACTTGAATTTAGCAATGATGAATTTATCCCATGTCCCGTGTCAGGGAGTCCCTCTCCTGAAAGATGGGTGTGTCTGTACTAAAGTTGATATAAGGGCAGTTCTTGATAAAATAGGTATTGAAACGCCTCAAAATATGGTACTGCCAAATAAAAGTGCTTCATGTGTTGTTGAACGCCCTAAACGTAAAATACTTTAA
- a CDS encoding helix-turn-helix transcriptional regulator: MKNNLKVYRAMKNLTQEELAKELGVTRQTIIAIEKDKYDPSLILAFKMANFFKAQIEDIFLYQEE, from the coding sequence ATGAAAAATAATCTGAAAGTATACCGGGCCATGAAGAACCTGACCCAGGAAGAACTTGCCAAAGAATTAGGCGTCACTAGACAGACCATAATTGCCATAGAAAAAGATAAATATGATCCTTCCTTAATCCTGGCGTTTAAAATGGCTAATTTCTTTAAAGCACAGATTGAAGACATATTCCTCTATCAAGAAGAATAG
- a CDS encoding DUF2178 domain-containing protein, whose amino-acid sequence MNSKSGIIMKILSIFESGLFIKILSVFITGLWIAGLLLADIYIIILAVVFLIALSTILYIHRDNLKEIFQKDSNAIVEDERTQLINEKAATMTLGVLIAVMIYAGIVIIALRNNYPQFLQAGYTLFLASILCFILYFTSRAYYTHKY is encoded by the coding sequence ATGAATTCAAAGTCAGGAATAATCATGAAAATACTTTCAATTTTCGAATCAGGTTTATTTATAAAAATATTATCAGTTTTTATAACTGGGCTGTGGATTGCAGGCCTATTACTGGCAGATATTTACATTATTATACTGGCAGTTGTATTTTTAATTGCATTAAGTACCATTTTATATATCCATAGAGATAATTTGAAAGAAATATTCCAAAAAGATAGTAATGCTATTGTTGAAGATGAAAGAACCCAATTGATTAATGAAAAAGCCGCTACCATGACTTTAGGAGTCCTTATAGCGGTTATGATCTATGCAGGCATTGTAATTATTGCACTTAGAAACAACTATCCCCAATTTTTACAAGCAGGATATACTTTATTTTTAGCATCAATTTTATGTTTTATACTTTACTTTACATCAAGAGCATATTACACCCACAAATACTAA
- a CDS encoding CPBP family intramembrane glutamic endopeptidase, translated as METLKKSHEYKPFIKLLGKIIIILIIIQLLRAFVMDSLWYVIKPGENIVLFQILNGISFLIVGILLLVLFKPSLNDLSLNLDDVRKRTKIIYFAGMIALPVFIVLPVVLGAELDIILLSFIFGLIVPAFEELLFRGYLWNNMQNSLKGKHSGLITWITITILFGLWHIGYIDVFLIHPKEFALVPLLIGKIEVGLILGAVVGFIRLKTNKVYGSFLFHGFWNIFAP; from the coding sequence ATGGAAACTTTAAAAAAATCACATGAATACAAACCATTTATAAAACTTTTAGGTAAAATAATAATCATACTAATCATCATACAACTTCTAAGGGCTTTTGTAATGGACAGCCTGTGGTATGTGATAAAACCCGGAGAAAATATAGTATTGTTCCAAATTTTAAATGGAATTTCGTTCCTTATTGTCGGAATATTACTTTTAGTATTGTTTAAGCCATCACTAAACGATTTGAGCCTGAATTTAGACGATGTTAGAAAAAGAACAAAAATAATTTACTTTGCAGGGATGATAGCGCTTCCAGTTTTCATAGTTTTACCTGTGGTTCTAGGAGCCGAGCTTGATATTATCCTGCTGAGTTTTATATTCGGACTTATTGTGCCTGCATTTGAAGAGCTTTTGTTTAGGGGATACCTTTGGAACAATATGCAGAATTCTCTTAAAGGGAAACATTCAGGATTAATTACATGGATTACCATTACTATTCTATTTGGATTATGGCATATTGGATACATAGATGTATTTCTAATCCATCCAAAAGAGTTTGCCCTGGTACCACTGTTAATAGGTAAGATAGAAGTTGGACTAATATTAGGGGCTGTTGTAGGTTTTATACGCCTTAAGACCAACAAAGTCTATGGATCTTTCTTATTCCATGGATTCTGGAATATTTTTGCACCTTAA
- a CDS encoding DUF2178 domain-containing protein produces MENYKIVRIIITIFVAMIAGISVELGEIIPAILAIVIGAMVSYIYKKNTNETLEDERIIKISEKASRMAMVLFSITIAIIGLFFITMRNQYPNFIQAGYTLAYSAVALLGLYYVFYGYYNKKYGY; encoded by the coding sequence ATGGAAAATTACAAGATTGTAAGAATAATAATTACCATATTTGTTGCTATGATAGCAGGAATATCTGTTGAACTGGGAGAAATTATCCCCGCCATACTGGCCATTGTAATTGGTGCCATGGTATCCTATATCTACAAAAAAAATACCAATGAAACTTTGGAAGATGAAAGAATAATTAAAATAAGTGAAAAAGCCTCAAGAATGGCAATGGTACTCTTTTCCATTACAATAGCCATTATAGGATTGTTCTTTATTACCATGAGAAATCAGTACCCCAACTTTATCCAGGCAGGTTATACCCTTGCATATTCAGCTGTTGCGCTTTTAGGTTTATATTATGTCTTTTATGGATATTATAATAAAAAATACGGTTACTGA
- a CDS encoding hydrogenase maturation nickel metallochaperone HypA, with protein MCTVGGPMADIKLKKLKTKRYRCRDCGNEFKGIGKRVVCPSCQSDNVEALE; from the coding sequence ATGTGTACAGTTGGAGGACCAATGGCAGATATTAAACTGAAAAAGCTTAAAACAAAAAGATATCGATGCCGGGATTGTGGAAACGAGTTTAAAGGAATTGGAAAAAGAGTAGTATGTCCATCATGCCAGTCAGACAACGTAGAAGCATTAGAATAA
- the uppS gene encoding polyprenyl diphosphate synthase produces the protein MKQLKFIYDIYEWYISRNLKPENLPKHIAIIMDGNRRYTKIMGNMEVIDGHKKGVSTLEKVMDWSIELGIEIITVYAFSTENFKRPPKEVEGLMKLFQKNFEDVAKNPKIHKNEVRIKAVGNLNLLPEYVREAIRTAEESTAHYHKKHVNFAIGYDGRMEIIDAIKKISKEVKENKLDINEINEDIVNRNLYTAGLDDPNLIIRTSGEERLSGFLLWQSSYSELYFCDSLWPELRKVDFLRALRSYQERERRFGI, from the coding sequence ATGAAACAGTTGAAGTTTATTTATGATATTTATGAGTGGTACATATCCCGAAATCTCAAACCAGAAAACCTGCCCAAACATATAGCAATAATAATGGATGGTAATAGGAGATACACAAAAATAATGGGCAACATGGAAGTTATAGACGGACATAAAAAGGGAGTGAGTACCCTTGAAAAAGTTATGGACTGGTCCATTGAACTGGGAATAGAAATTATCACTGTTTATGCATTTTCCACGGAAAACTTCAAAAGGCCTCCCAAAGAAGTGGAGGGTTTAATGAAACTCTTCCAGAAAAATTTTGAAGATGTGGCGAAAAACCCTAAGATCCATAAAAATGAAGTCCGAATTAAAGCAGTGGGTAATCTAAATTTACTCCCAGAATATGTCAGGGAAGCCATTAGAACTGCAGAGGAATCCACAGCCCACTACCACAAAAAACATGTGAACTTTGCAATCGGTTATGACGGGCGTATGGAAATTATCGACGCTATAAAAAAGATTTCAAAGGAAGTAAAAGAGAATAAATTAGATATAAATGAAATAAACGAAGATATAGTTAATAGAAATTTGTATACCGCAGGTTTAGATGATCCCAACCTTATTATAAGGACAAGTGGGGAAGAAAGGCTCAGCGGGTTCCTATTGTGGCAATCTTCTTATTCGGAGTTATATTTCTGCGATAGTTTATGGCCAGAGCTTAGAAAAGTTGATTTTTTAAGAGCTCTCAGGTCGTATCAAGAAAGAGAAAGGCGCTTTGGAATTTAA